Part of the Vibrio sp. SCSIO 43137 genome, CGCGACGGCAGGATGCTCCTGAAGTCTTTGATATTACTACCGTAGTCTATGCGACAACACCCGACTTCGTGATGAACAATTATGGTATTTTTTCCGGCAAAGTAACCAGTGTTGAGGTACCTAAACACAGAGCAGTAGATATAGATGATATCTACGATTTTAAGTTTGCAGAAGTATTACTTCAGGATGCCCGATGAAAGATTTATTAGAGGATAAAAAAATTGTAATAGCCGGAGCTGGAGGGCTGCTTGGAGCTCGTTTGGTTTCTGCTGCTCTTAAGCAAAAAGCAACGGTTATAGCCGCGGATATTAACCCTACATTGATGCAAGAACGGCTGAAGGCGTTAGGTGTTGATTTGAGTGACAATCAACTTGTCATTGAAGAGCTTGATGTAACAAGTGAAGAGAGCGTAAAGCAGTTCTTTACTAAACATGACAGCTTAGATGGGGCTGTTAATGCAACTTACCCAAGAAATAAGAAGTACGGCGCCCATTTTTTTGATGTGACGCTAGAGAGTTTTAATGAAAACTTATCGTTACATCTGGGAAGTGCTTTTCTGTTTACTCAGCAGTGTGCAGCGAGTTTTAAACAGACACCATCACCTTTTTCCCTGGTAAACATATCTTCAATATATGGTGTGGTAGCACCGAAATTTGATATTTATGATAACACTCCAATGACAATGCCGGTTGAATATGCAGCCATAAAATCTGCCATTATTCATTTAAACAAGTACGCAGCAGCCTACGTAAACGATAGCCGGTTTAGGGTGAATTGTGTTAGCCCCGGTGGGATATTCGATTTTCAGCCAGATGACTTCCTGAAGGCCTATAAAAAGAATACCCATGGCGAGGGTATGCTGGATGTAGAAGAGGTTATTGGCTCAGTACTCTTTCTTCTCTCAGAGCAATCTAAATATGTCACTGGTCAAAACATCATTGTGGATGATGGGTTTAGCTTGTGAGGAACGGTTTTATTGGTTAACTTTTTTTTATTGAGTGGCCGTGATCTGGTATATTCCTTGCCTTTCGTGATGATTGAATAGTACTTAATGTTAGTAACACTTAAGATACGAACTAGAGTTTAGTGGAGATAACTATATGAAAACAAAAGCTGCGGTTAAAGCACTAATTGCTGATATTTTGAAAGTATCTGTTGAAAAAATTGATGATGAACTTGCGATTGGTGATATACCAGAATGGGATTCTTTAGCACATATGAGAATTATTGCAGCGTTAGAGTCTGAGTTAGGTGTGGTTTTGGATATTGAGCAAACATTAGAAATTGAAGATGTTGAAGATATTGTTGATGCAGTAATGAGTACTGAATCATAGGCTTATTATGTCAATATTTACGAAACTAGTTTTCCACTCAAAGATCCAAGGCCAAAAAACCGCTGTGATCGATAATGGAGATGAGTATTCTTATTCTCGGTTAGTTGAGGATATAGGAAAAACTGCTTTAAAATTAAAAGAGTTAAACGTTCAGCCCAGGGATCGTGTTTTAGTTACTTCTAGTAATGACTATGCATTTGTAGTTACTTACTTCGCTGTAAGCTCTGTTGAAGCAATATTTGTAAATTTGGCACAAGATGTAAGTGCTGAGCATAAGCAATATGTCCGTGATAAGTCTCAACCTATTATTCAGATAGATAGTTGCAAAGAGTTTCTGGAAGAGGTCTCAACCACTGTTAGCATAGATGAGCAAATAGAACTAGAGGTAGATGACTCGGATGTTGCGGAGTTAGTATTTACTAGTGGAACCACGGGAGA contains:
- a CDS encoding oxidoreductase, translating into MKDLLEDKKIVIAGAGGLLGARLVSAALKQKATVIAADINPTLMQERLKALGVDLSDNQLVIEELDVTSEESVKQFFTKHDSLDGAVNATYPRNKKYGAHFFDVTLESFNENLSLHLGSAFLFTQQCAASFKQTPSPFSLVNISSIYGVVAPKFDIYDNTPMTMPVEYAAIKSAIIHLNKYAAAYVNDSRFRVNCVSPGGIFDFQPDDFLKAYKKNTHGEGMLDVEEVIGSVLFLLSEQSKYVTGQNIIVDDGFSL
- a CDS encoding acyl carrier protein translates to MKTKAAVKALIADILKVSVEKIDDELAIGDIPEWDSLAHMRIIAALESELGVVLDIEQTLEIEDVEDIVDAVMSTES